AGATACGACATACCGTGCGAGAATTATAGAAACAGCTGAAGCTTACAAAGAGGTTGCCCGCAAATATATTTATTCGGCTCCGATGTCTACTGCTGCTTATTATGCTTTGTTTCAGCAAATCGACGGTCTGTTATTCTTTGATTTATACGATCGGAATGATGTGAAAGCTTATGGCGCGGTTGCTACCAGCTACGACCATTTTTATCCGGGCAGTCCGCGTTCAAAACATCTGTATAACCTGACGCTGCAGTCTATGAAGGTACTTCGTGCCCAGCGTCCGGTAAATTTGGATGATGTTAAAACGACTGAAATCAGTTTCTTGGATATCGAATTGCCGAATCTGAAAGGGGAGGTGGTTAAACTCTCTTCTGTTGCAGAAGGAAAGCCCGTGATCATTAATTTTACGGCTTACCAGGCAGAATGGTCTCCGGCACTGAATATGGCTTTGGGTGAAATCTATACAAAGTATCATGGTCAGGGACTGGATATCTATCAGGTCTCTTTGGATTCTGATGCCCATTTCTGGAAGAATGCCGCTTCAAATCTTCCCTGGGTGGCTGTGCGTGATCCGCAGTCGGTTTATTCTCAGATCGCAGGACTGTATAATGTAAAGCAACTGCCTGCTATCTTTATCCTGGATCGTAAAGGTAATTTGGTGAAACGGGTAGACGATGTGAAAAACCTGGAAGCGGATGTAAAAGCGGTACTTTAATGTAGTACGCTAGTAATCAGATTTATATGTTGTAAAGCACTTGCGACGGTTTGTGCATCTTGAAAAGATGTCTTATCTTTGCAATGTTTAAAATAGATAGAAAGAGGAGTTCCGGCCATGTTCTGGTCGGGATTCTTTTTTTATTATGTGGTATAAATATTAATTTAATAATCAATAATTAGGAGGATTTAGTATGGCTGTTAGTTATATGACAGAAGACGGCTACAACAAGATTTTAGCTGAAATCAACTATTTGGAAACCGTGAAGCGTCCTGAAATTTCTGCCCAGATTGCTGAAGCCAGGGATAAGGGTGACCTGTCTGAAAATGCAGAATATGATGCTGCCAAGGAAGCTCAGGGCATTATGGAAGCTAAGCTTGCCCAGTTGAAAGGGCTGATATCTAATGCACGTCTGATAGATGAATCACGTGTTCAGACTGACGAGGTTCAGATTCTGAACAAGGTGAAGATCAAGAACACAAAAAATAATGCTGTGATGACATATACGTTGGTTTCTGACTCTGAAGCAAATCTGAAAGAGGGTAAGATTGCTGTCAGCACTCCGATCGCCAAAGGGCTGATGGGAAAGAAAGTCGGTGACGTGGTGGAAATCAAAGTGCCGTCGGGTTTGATGACTTTTGAAGTGATGGAAATTTCAATTTAATACAATAAGATATGGCAACAATATTCAGTAGAATAGTGGCAGGAGAAATACCTTGCCATAAGGTTGCGGAAGACGAAGAATTCTTTGCCTTCCTGGATATTAATCCGGTAGCGAAAGGGCATACTTTGGTTATTCCAAAGCAGGAAACAGACTATCTTTTTGATTTGGAAGACGCATTGTTAGGGCGAATGATGGCTTTTGCCAAGCGTGTGGCACGTGCTCAGGAAGCTGCTATTCCCTGTAAGCGTATAGGCATGGCAGTGATGGGACTGGAAGTACCTCATGCACATATCCATTTAATCCCTATAACCAAGGAGTCGGATATGTATTTCGGAGGCGATAAAATGACAATAACCCAGGAGGAGTTGGCAGAGGTTGCTGCCTTGATAAGAAAAGCGTACAAATAATTGACGAAAGTCTTTTTTTATTAAAAATAATACCTATATTTGTAACCACTATTACTGCGAGTTTTAAAACGGCAGTGATAGTGGTTTTTTAAATGATTCATTAGTGGTTTTTACTCATAAATTTGTTAACCTTAGAAGAAAGGCCCTCCTGAGACAGGACGGCCTTCTTTTTTAAACACACAAATTATAAACCTATTTCTTATCCAGTCTTTTATATATGTATTGAGTAGTTGTTATGCCAAAGGTATGGACTAAGTGCCGGCAACCCTACGTTTACAAAATAGATAATGCATCCTGCCACTGCGATTAGCCATAAAACCAACAATGTCCATTTAGCTGGTGTGGGTAATGGTTTTAAATTGAATAATTGTCCGCATACAGCGTAAAGTAATGCGATTGCAGGAATGCCGATTAATAAAATGACACCGATACAGCCGATCACAGCCATGTAAACGGGAACTCCGCTATACAGGTCCCATCCGAATGGCGAAAGCTGGTACAACATGCTTGCTCCGCCTCCGACTAAAGCTACAGTCACAATGAACAATACGAAAACGATAAGCAAAAGCGGAGGGAGCAGGATGATTCCGGCTAAGACAGCCCCAAATTTTAGCAGGAAGCCGAATACTGTTACAAACAGATCAGCCAGTTTCTGAAAAAAACTTCTGGGTTTGTCGGAACTGATATAGTCGTTCACATTATGGGATACCTTCTCGAAGCCGTCTGTAACGGTTTGTCCGATTGTCTCAAGTGTAACGCTTTTCCCTCGCATGATCAAGCGGTCGGCAGCCGTTCTTGCTACCGGCATAACCATCCATAAAATGATATATAATAAAGCCATCCAGTGTACGACTGGGATAAACAGCAGTAAAATCATGGCTAATCTGACGGCTGTTGCGTCCCAGCCCATATAAGCGGCAATACCTGCGGCAACGCCTCCGATCACACGGTTGTCCGGATCACGCATCAGTTTCTTCTTGCCTGTGGTAACCTGTTCCTGGAAAACACGTTTTTTAGCGTTCTCTTTTTCCTCTTCCGTCTCTTCTTCCTCGAAAATCTCCTCCGGTTTGCCCATGCGGTTGATCACTTCTTCCACATGTTCGATCGTGATCACTTCGTGTCCTAGACGAATTCTTTCACCGAACAATTCGGAAATACGCATTTCAAAATCATTCATGATCTCTTCCGATCCTTCCTCTTTACGGAAATGTATGCGTAAATTAGAAAGATATTTATCCAGCAGCTGGTATGCATCTTCGTCAATGTGGAAAACTGTTCCTCCCAAATTAACTGTAAGCGTCTTCTTCATTGTCTTCTAATTTTAATTGTTTCTAATGTGGTTTATTGTATCATTTAGTTCCTGCCAGGAGTTTTCCAGTTCTCCGAGGAATTCTTCGCCCTTCGGAGTGAGTTGGTAATACTTGCGGGGCGGGCCCTGAGTCGATTCTATCCACTGATAACTTAACAGTTCACTGTTCTTTAACCGGGTTAAGAGAGGGTATAGCGTACCTTCTACTACAATCAGTTTAGCTTCCTGTAACTTCTGAATAATGTCAGAGGTGTAAGCCGGTTCTTTCTTGAGAAGTAAGAGGATGCAGTATTCCAGCGTCCCCTTTCTCATCTGTGATTTTACGTTCTCTGCATTCATCTTTTATAGTTTTATGATGCAAATATATGTATTGCCTGTGTACTATGCAATACATGCTACTATGTTTATCCTATTTTAACATCTTTCGGATGTATGCCGGACTGCATTCCCATATCCACTTTTTGCACAAAAAGTGCGATTGTGTGTAAAAAAAGAAAGGAATGTGTTGCTATTCAGTAGGAAAGCCGTACTTTTGTTGTATCAATTCAAAACGAAGAATTATGGTATATTACCACTATGCCGAGTTAATTCACCGGCAGGCTGAAAAGTATGGCTCACGTACAGCTTTGAAATACCGCGATGACGAAAGCGGGAAATGGTTAAAGATCTCATGGAGAGAGTTCTCTGAGAAGGTAATGCTTACTGCTAAAGCAATGGCTGAGTTTGGAATAGAAGTACAGGAGAAGATCGGTATCTATTCTCAGAATATGCCTCAGTGTTTATTTACTGATTTCGGGGCTTATGGAAACCGGGTGATATCGATCCCGATGTATGCTACGAATTCTCCGGCACAGATAGAGTATATCATTAATGATGCGGAGATCCACACCTTATTTGTCGGCGAACAGCTTCAGTACAACAATGCTTTTAAAGTGCAGAAAGAGTCGACTGTATTAAAACGGTTGGTTGTTTTTGATCCTGCCGTTAAACTGAATCCGGACGATAAGACTTCCATCTATTTTGATGATTTCCTGCGCCTGGGCGATAATGCACATGCGGAAACGACTGTAAAGATCCGTACCAATGAGGCGAATCCCGAGGATATTGCTACTATAATGTATACATCCGGTACGACCGGTGAATCGAAAGGGGTAATTCTTCACCATTTTAATTACCTGGAGGCAATGCGTATCCATGATATCCGTTTGCCGATGGTGAATGATAAAGACCTGTCGATGTGTTTTCTTCCTTTGACTCACATTTTTGAGAAGGCATGGACTTATTATTGCCTTCATAAAGGAGTGAAGATCGCTATCAACCAGGACCCGAAGATGATACAAAAGACATTGCCGGAGGTTCATCCGACTTTGATGTGTAATGTGCCGCGTTTTTGGGAGAAGGTCTATGTCGGAGTTCATGAGAAGATAAACTCTTCGTCGCCTTTCCTGAAGAAAGTATTCCTGAATGCGATAGAAACAGGACGTTTATATAATCTGGAGTACAAGAACAAAGGTATCAAGGCTCCATTCTGTCTGAAAACCAAATTTGAATTTTATGATAAAACGGTATTTACGCTTCTGAAAAAGGTGCTGGGTATCGAAAGAGGCCGTTTATTCCCGGTTGCAGGTGCGCCGTTATCCGATACGGTCAATGAGTTTTTGCAATCTGTCAATATTCCTATCGTATATGGATATGGTCTGAGTGAAACGACGGCTACCGTTTGTTTCTATCCGGAAATAGGTTTCCAGTTCGGTTCCATCGGTGAGACGATGCCGGGTGTCGAAGTGAAGATCGATGAAAGTAACGGGGAGATCCTCGTGAAAGGAAAGACTGTCACCACCGGTTACTATAACAAGCCGGAAGAAAATGCCCGTTCCTTTACGGCAGACGGTTTTTTCCGCACAGGAGATGCCGGACGTTTGGAAGGAAATGTATTATTCTTTACGGAGCGTATCAAGGATTTATATAAGACTTCGAATGGGAAATATATAGCTCCGCAAGCGATCGAGATGGAAATGAGCAGTGATAAATATATCGAACAGATTGCCGTTATCGGTGACCAGCGCAAGTTTGTCAGTGCCTTGATCGTTCCGTCTTATCCGCTTTTGGAAGTGTATGCAGAGAAAAAGGGTATTTCCTATAATAGCCGCGAGGAGCTCGTTGCCAATCATGAAATAATCCGTCTGATAGAATCGCATATCGAAGAACATCAGAAAAATCTGGCTTCATATGAAAAGATCAAACGGTTCACTTTGCTTCCCCAACCGTTTACGATGGAGGGACGTGAGCTGACAGACACATTGAAGTTGCGTCGTCCGGTCGTTTTGCAGAAATATGCAAATGAGATTGAAGCGATGTATGCTGAGTGAGCGGACGATTAATTTCTTATCTTTGCACGAATTTTAAAACAAAAACAAGATTATGATAACATCAGACCAGCTACAGAACGTGTTGGAGCGCGAGCAAGCGCTGAGGGGGTATCTTTGACATAGATGGTAAGACCATCCAGTTAGAAGAAGAAGAATTGCGTACGCAGGATCCCGGATTTTGGGAGGATGCCAAACGGGCGGAGACTCAGATGAAGAAAGTAAGAGAGCTGAAAAAGTGGATCGAGCTTTATAACGAGGTGAATGCTGCGGCAGAGGAATTGCAGTTGTCTTATGAATACGTAAAGGAAGAGGTTATCACTGAAGAAGAGGTTGATGCGGCTTATGCCAAGGCTTTGGAGCTGGTGGAGAATTTGGAATTCCGGAACATGCTTCGTGACGAGGCGGATCAGATGAGTTGCGTGCTCAAGATAAACTCCGGGGCAGGTGGCACCGAAAGCCAGGACTGGGCTTCTATGCTGATGCGTATGTATCTGCGTTATGCTGAATCTCACAATTATAAGGTTTCTATCGCCAACATACAGGATGGTGATGAAGCGGGTATCAAGACTGTCACTATTAATATTGAAGGCGACTATGCTTTCGGTTATTTGAAAAGTGAGAATGGCGTGCATCGTCTGGTTCGTGTTTCCCCATATAATGCGCAGGGAAAACGAATGACTTCTTTTGCTTCCGTGTTTGTTACTCCGTTGGTGGACGATACGATTGAAGTGAAGATTGAAACAGCTGCTATTTCATGGGATACTTTCCGTTCAGGCGGTGCCGGTGGGCAGAACGTAAATAAAGTAGAATCAGGAGTACGCTTGCGTTATCAGTTTAAGGATCCTTATACGGGTGAGGAAGAAGAGATCCTGATTGAAAATACCGAGACGCGTGACCAGCCGAAGAACCGTGAGAATGCGATGCGTCAGTTGCGCTCTATCCTGTATGATAAGGAGTTGAAACATCGTTTGGCAGAGCAGGCTAAGATTGAAGCCGGTAAGAAGAAGATCGAATGGGGATCACAGATCCGTAGTTACGTTTTCGACGACCGCCGTGTGAAAGACCACCGTACCAACTATCAGACCTCTGATGTAAATGGTGTAATGGATGGTAAGATCGACGAATTTATCAAGGCTTATCTGATGGAGTTTGGCGGTGAGGAAGCTGCTGAAAAGTAAAGTTTTTAATGGAAAACTTGCAAAACTCGATTAAAAGTCGTAATATTGCACCCGATTTCAGAGTAACCCTCTGAAATACCGGTCCTATAGCTCAGTTGGTTAGAGCACCTGACTCATAATCAGGGAGTCCTTGGTTCAAGCCCAAGTGGGACCACCTTCGGAAAAAGGCTTTGCGGGTGACTGCAAAGCCTTTTTTGTTTTGTTGTACTGGGAAAAGCATCAACATTAAAGTCGAATAATCATGATTGAAGATCTAAGTATCGTATTGCAAGAAGTGGATTCTCTTAAAGCGGAACTAGCTACTTTGCGTCCATTGCCCCCGGAAGCCTTAAAAAAGATAGCGGATGCTCTCGAAATGGAGTATACCTATGAAAGTAACCGAATAGAAGGAAATACGCTTACATTGCAGGAGACGGCCCTTGTTGTGAATGAGGGTGTAACCATATCCGGTAAATCTATGCGGGAGCACTTGGAAGCTATCAACCATGCGCAGGCCATCGATTTTATCAAAGATATTGCCCAGCAAAAAATAGAGATAAGCGAACGGACAATTAAGGAAATCCACGCTATCGTGCTGCATGGCATTAACCGGGAGAATGCCGGTCGTTATCGGACTGTGCCGGTACTGATAACGGGGAGTACTCACATACCGCCTCAACCCTATCTCATTGAGAAACAAATGGAAGATTTTATTTTAAAGTTTCAGCAAATGGAGAAGGAGGGCATCCACCCGGTAATAATAGCAGGGTACTTACATGACGAACTTGTCAGGATTCATCCGTTTATCGACGGAAACGGGCGAACATGTCGTCTTTTGATGAACCTTTACCTTTTACTGCATGGTTATATCCTTGTTACGCTGAAAGGTGATAATGACAAGAAACTGCAATATTATAAGGCTTTGGAAAAGTCACATACAGAGCATGAACCGAATGCTTTTTATTTCTTGGTAGCCGAGGCTGAAAAAGAAGCATTGCAGCGGTATATTCAGATTATAAAATGAAATATAATTCTCCTAAAGACGCTGTACATAATTTTGTGTAAATAGAAAACTTCAGGATTTAGGTTTTATACTTGAATCTTGTTTTTAAATATAGTAATTTCCCTGACTTTGAATGCGATGCCATCCATCCAGGCAATCATGTATAAACATTCCAAAGGATCTGTTTGAATCTGCTTCTTATAATTACTATTATGGGAATTAGCACTATGATCACCCTGCTTGGAGTACTTCTCATAACCTAAATGGTTATCTATCCGGCTTTCAGCATTTGTTCATAAACACGGGGATGAAGCTATTTCATGAAAGCGATAACATCTTCACATGTCTTAAATTAGAACAGAAATTCTTTACTTAAATTTTTTTTGGAATGTCCATAAAATCTTCTTTTTACAAAGAACCGATTAAGATACAAATGCAGAGCTGAGTGATTTTAAGAAGAACAAGCACAAAAAGCTCAACAAGTACCTGAAAAAATGGCAACCATCATGGGATCTCCAAAAGCGATTTAAGACCTCAGCACATATTTTGTTCGGCATAGCTTCGCCATGCGTTTATTTTCAGAAACAAAGTCTATTGATATCGTAAGAGCAGTACTTCATCATTCGAATACAGAGATAACGAAGGTATATTTGGAGTCGTTTGGGCAAATGAGGTGGCGAAAGCCAGCAATGGGTTAATGTTTTGATTTTTATAAGACAAAGACTTGCATATATCAAATAAAAATACGATTATTACACCAATGTTCGAATCCTGTCTACTCTGTTACTCTAACAAAAAGCAAATTCAACATAACAGTATGCAAAATAAAGATTTTTAAACTATTGAGTATGAATACAAATATCTATTGGCCCGTATATAAAAACATAGAGAATGAATTTAACAACATAATGTTTTATATTCATATTGATGACACACAAATCTCTGTTTACTCCAGTAAAATCTCAGACTTAATACTAAGATCAT
This is a stretch of genomic DNA from Parabacteroides chongii. It encodes these proteins:
- a CDS encoding DUF4369 domain-containing protein is translated as MKQISAKSQSVIGVWLLFVVGICILLFTACNNTSDFTVKGVVSGADGQTMYLENVGISNVELIDSVKLTAAGKFKFTHKRPDFPDFYRLRLNNQKINFSIDSVETITIAADAGTFATSYSVEGSENCKAIKAITLAQLDANQAIGKLRKEYEDKHIADTTYRARIIETAEAYKEVARKYIYSAPMSTAAYYALFQQIDGLLFFDLYDRNDVKAYGAVATSYDHFYPGSPRSKHLYNLTLQSMKVLRAQRPVNLDDVKTTEISFLDIELPNLKGEVVKLSSVAEGKPVIINFTAYQAEWSPALNMALGEIYTKYHGQGLDIYQVSLDSDAHFWKNAASNLPWVAVRDPQSVYSQIAGLYNVKQLPAIFILDRKGNLVKRVDDVKNLEADVKAVL
- the greA gene encoding transcription elongation factor GreA, with the translated sequence MAVSYMTEDGYNKILAEINYLETVKRPEISAQIAEARDKGDLSENAEYDAAKEAQGIMEAKLAQLKGLISNARLIDESRVQTDEVQILNKVKIKNTKNNAVMTYTLVSDSEANLKEGKIAVSTPIAKGLMGKKVGDVVEIKVPSGLMTFEVMEISI
- a CDS encoding HIT family protein, whose product is MATIFSRIVAGEIPCHKVAEDEEFFAFLDINPVAKGHTLVIPKQETDYLFDLEDALLGRMMAFAKRVARAQEAAIPCKRIGMAVMGLEVPHAHIHLIPITKESDMYFGGDKMTITQEELAEVAALIRKAYK
- a CDS encoding PspC domain-containing protein; the protein is MKKTLTVNLGGTVFHIDEDAYQLLDKYLSNLRIHFRKEEGSEEIMNDFEMRISELFGERIRLGHEVITIEHVEEVINRMGKPEEIFEEEETEEEKENAKKRVFQEQVTTGKKKLMRDPDNRVIGGVAAGIAAYMGWDATAVRLAMILLLFIPVVHWMALLYIILWMVMPVARTAADRLIMRGKSVTLETIGQTVTDGFEKVSHNVNDYISSDKPRSFFQKLADLFVTVFGFLLKFGAVLAGIILLPPLLLIVFVLFIVTVALVGGGASMLYQLSPFGWDLYSGVPVYMAVIGCIGVILLIGIPAIALLYAVCGQLFNLKPLPTPAKWTLLVLWLIAVAGCIIYFVNVGLPALSPYLWHNNYSIHI
- a CDS encoding PadR family transcriptional regulator; protein product: MNAENVKSQMRKGTLEYCILLLLKKEPAYTSDIIQKLQEAKLIVVEGTLYPLLTRLKNSELLSYQWIESTQGPPRKYYQLTPKGEEFLGELENSWQELNDTINHIRNN
- a CDS encoding AMP-dependent synthetase/ligase; translation: MVYYHYAELIHRQAEKYGSRTALKYRDDESGKWLKISWREFSEKVMLTAKAMAEFGIEVQEKIGIYSQNMPQCLFTDFGAYGNRVISIPMYATNSPAQIEYIINDAEIHTLFVGEQLQYNNAFKVQKESTVLKRLVVFDPAVKLNPDDKTSIYFDDFLRLGDNAHAETTVKIRTNEANPEDIATIMYTSGTTGESKGVILHHFNYLEAMRIHDIRLPMVNDKDLSMCFLPLTHIFEKAWTYYCLHKGVKIAINQDPKMIQKTLPEVHPTLMCNVPRFWEKVYVGVHEKINSSSPFLKKVFLNAIETGRLYNLEYKNKGIKAPFCLKTKFEFYDKTVFTLLKKVLGIERGRLFPVAGAPLSDTVNEFLQSVNIPIVYGYGLSETTATVCFYPEIGFQFGSIGETMPGVEVKIDESNGEILVKGKTVTTGYYNKPEENARSFTADGFFRTGDAGRLEGNVLFFTERIKDLYKTSNGKYIAPQAIEMEMSSDKYIEQIAVIGDQRKFVSALIVPSYPLLEVYAEKKGISYNSREELVANHEIIRLIESHIEEHQKNLASYEKIKRFTLLPQPFTMEGRELTDTLKLRRPVVLQKYANEIEAMYAE
- the prfB gene encoding peptide chain release factor 2 (programmed frameshift), with translation MITSDQLQNVLEREQALRGYLDIDGKTIQLEEEELRTQDPGFWEDAKRAETQMKKVRELKKWIELYNEVNAAAEELQLSYEYVKEEVITEEEVDAAYAKALELVENLEFRNMLRDEADQMSCVLKINSGAGGTESQDWASMLMRMYLRYAESHNYKVSIANIQDGDEAGIKTVTINIEGDYAFGYLKSENGVHRLVRVSPYNAQGKRMTSFASVFVTPLVDDTIEVKIETAAISWDTFRSGGAGGQNVNKVESGVRLRYQFKDPYTGEEEEILIENTETRDQPKNRENAMRQLRSILYDKELKHRLAEQAKIEAGKKKIEWGSQIRSYVFDDRRVKDHRTNYQTSDVNGVMDGKIDEFIKAYLMEFGGEEAAEK
- a CDS encoding Fic family protein, which codes for MIEDLSIVLQEVDSLKAELATLRPLPPEALKKIADALEMEYTYESNRIEGNTLTLQETALVVNEGVTISGKSMREHLEAINHAQAIDFIKDIAQQKIEISERTIKEIHAIVLHGINRENAGRYRTVPVLITGSTHIPPQPYLIEKQMEDFILKFQQMEKEGIHPVIIAGYLHDELVRIHPFIDGNGRTCRLLMNLYLLLHGYILVTLKGDNDKKLQYYKALEKSHTEHEPNAFYFLVAEAEKEALQRYIQIIK